From Molothrus ater isolate BHLD 08-10-18 breed brown headed cowbird chromosome 8, BPBGC_Mater_1.1, whole genome shotgun sequence, a single genomic window includes:
- the DKK1 gene encoding dickkopf-related protein 1, which produces MRGLVALLAALSCAAPAGRAAAPGGALSSNAIKGPPPGGAAETSAAPAPPFDGSNKAPPAATRQPFPCAEDEECGPEEFCGSAARGGGAPLCLGCRRRRKRCLRDAMCCPGMSCSNGLCTPLEPPHGAAEMDETGTEALPRRTPAPAWLPTAKGEEGDFCLRSSDCAAGLCCARHFWSKICKPVLREGQVCTRHRRKGSHGLEIFQRCQCAEGLACRLQREHGPADASRLHTCQRH; this is translated from the exons ATGCGGGGGCTGGTGGCGCTGCTGGCGGCGCTGAGCTgcgcggccccggcggggcgggcggcggctcccgggggTGCCCTGAGCTCCAACGCCATCAAGGGACCCCCCCCGGGAGGGGCGGCCGAGACCAGCGCCGCCCCCGCACCCCCGTTCGACGGCAGCAATAAGGCCCCGCCGGCCGCCACCCGACAG cctTTCCCGTGCGCCGAGGACGAGGAGTGCGGCCCCGAGGAGTTCTGCGGGAGCgcggcccggggcgggggggcccCGCTGTGCCTGGGCTGCCGGCGGCGCCGCAAGCGCTGCCTGCGAGATGCCATGTGCTGCCCGGGCATGAGCTGCAGCAACG GGCTCTGCACGCCCCTGGAGCCGCCGCACGGAGCGGCCGAGATGGACGAGACGGGCACCGAGGCGCTGCCCCGGCGGACGCCCGCTCCCGCCTGGCTCCCCACGGCCAAAG GAGAGGAGGGCGACTTCTGCCTGCGCTCGTCGGACTGCGCGGCCGGGCTCTGCTGCGCCCGCCACTTCTGGTCCAAGATCTGCAAGCCGGTGCTCCGGGAGGGCCAGGTGTGCACCCGGCACCGGCGGAAAGGCTCGCACGGCCTCGAGATCTTCCAGCGCTGCCAGTGCGCCGAGGGGCTGGCGTGCCGCCTGCAGCGGGAGCACGGGCCCGCCGACGCCTCCCGCCTGCACACCTGCCAGCGCCACTGA